In Deferribacteraceae bacterium V6Fe1, one genomic interval encodes:
- a CDS encoding NAD(+)/NADH kinase — protein MKNIAIVAKPHTPNIKDITEKIISFLKKNDKNILLEKRAAEALCVDNYHSENEIRDNADLVIVLGGDGTLISAIRLLQEKSTPVLGINLGRLGFLTDTKIEDATSTLQEVFSGNYMIEKRMKLNVLVKNKDNATFKAQVINDLVINKGALARIIDIDVTVDNLFMNTYRADGIIISTPTGSTAYTLAAGGPIVYPTLNSIIVTPICPHALSHRPIVLHDTSKLRLKVKDLDDKVFITCDGQEGKKMEVGEEVYVEKSNSSANLIVTKHHNYFTLLKEKLGWGRPNA, from the coding sequence ATGAAGAATATTGCCATTGTGGCTAAACCGCATACACCAAACATAAAAGATATTACTGAAAAAATAATATCTTTTTTAAAAAAGAACGACAAAAATATACTACTTGAAAAAAGGGCAGCTGAAGCTTTGTGTGTCGATAATTATCACAGTGAAAATGAAATCAGAGATAATGCAGATTTGGTAATCGTTTTAGGTGGTGATGGGACTCTAATTTCAGCAATTAGGCTACTTCAAGAAAAAAGTACACCTGTCTTGGGTATAAATTTGGGCAGGCTCGGCTTTCTGACTGACACAAAAATAGAGGATGCCACGTCAACCTTACAAGAAGTTTTTTCAGGCAATTATATGATTGAGAAAAGAATGAAACTTAACGTCTTAGTAAAAAATAAAGATAACGCAACATTCAAGGCACAAGTTATCAATGATTTGGTAATTAACAAAGGTGCTCTTGCCAGAATAATTGACATCGATGTAACTGTTGATAATCTATTTATGAACACCTATAGAGCTGACGGTATAATTATTTCCACCCCTACTGGCTCAACAGCTTACACTCTTGCAGCGGGGGGACCAATCGTATACCCTACCCTAAATTCAATTATCGTAACACCCATCTGCCCTCACGCTCTCAGCCACAGACCGATAGTCCTTCATGATACCAGCAAACTTAGATTAAAGGTAAAGGACCTTGATGATAAGGTATTTATAACTTGTGATGGTCAAGAAGGGAAAAAAATGGAGGTTGGTGAAGAGGTCTATGTGGAAAAATCAAACTCATCTGCCAACCTTATTGTAACAAAGCACCATAATTATTTTACACTTCTAAAAGAAAAGCTTGGTTGGGGAAGGCCTAATGCTTAA
- a CDS encoding TrkA family potassium uptake protein, which produces MKKDVAVFGLGYFGYSVARECYKYGHSVLAVDKNKMIVEQIKDDVTEAVCANVADEDTLKELAINKFDVVVLSMSNSFESQILTLAFLKRLETKYVICKANTKIQEEILYKMGADQVILPEREIAKKVATKINFENFFEMLDLEGDLKIVNIKANKNLIGKSLKELDLRRKYDLNILAIKRANDKLKLTVNPDYVINENDELVIVGVEENILKLM; this is translated from the coding sequence ATGAAAAAAGATGTTGCTGTATTTGGTTTGGGCTATTTTGGGTATTCGGTTGCCAGAGAATGTTATAAATACGGACACTCAGTATTAGCTGTAGATAAAAATAAAATGATTGTTGAGCAGATTAAGGATGATGTTACGGAAGCCGTTTGTGCTAATGTAGCTGATGAAGACACTTTAAAAGAGCTGGCAATAAATAAATTTGATGTAGTTGTTCTTTCCATGAGTAACAGCTTTGAAAGTCAGATTCTGACCCTTGCTTTTCTGAAGAGACTTGAAACAAAATATGTTATTTGTAAAGCAAATACAAAAATACAAGAAGAAATACTCTACAAAATGGGTGCAGACCAAGTAATCTTACCTGAGAGGGAGATAGCCAAAAAAGTTGCTACAAAGATTAATTTTGAAAATTTTTTTGAAATGCTTGATTTGGAAGGTGATCTAAAAATCGTAAATATTAAGGCTAACAAAAATTTAATTGGTAAGTCATTAAAAGAATTAGATTTGAGAAGAAAGTATGATCTTAATATCCTTGCGATTAAAAGAGCTAACGACAAGTTAAAGCTTACCGTCAATCCGGATTACGTAATAAATGAAAACGACGAATTAGTTATAGTGGGTGTAGAAGAAAATATACTTAAACTGATGTGA
- a CDS encoding TlyA family RNA methyltransferase, which yields MPKIRLDKLLTERGLAESREKAQRLIMAGLVLVDNTIIDKPGSQIDETSHITLKETLKYVSRGGLKLETALKYFNINFKDKIVIDIGASTGGFTDLCLQNGAKKVYSVDVGKNQLHEKLLKDERVINLEKTNFRHITYETINEKADIIVSDVSFISLTNIIPSIIQFCHDKSEACLLIKPQFEAGAKFVGKNGVVRDKEIHIQVINKIIDFAKEYGLYTKGLVTSSIKGPKGNIEYLLYLKYNFKSEKEITENDIRKVVYEEYCHCG from the coding sequence ATGCCTAAGATCAGACTTGACAAACTGTTAACAGAAAGAGGCTTGGCGGAATCAAGAGAAAAAGCCCAAAGATTGATTATGGCAGGGCTCGTTTTGGTGGATAATACTATTATTGACAAGCCAGGCTCACAAATTGATGAAACATCCCATATAACTTTGAAAGAAACATTAAAATATGTCAGTCGTGGCGGACTCAAGTTAGAAACAGCTCTCAAATATTTTAACATAAATTTTAAAGATAAAATTGTAATAGATATAGGAGCATCAACCGGTGGATTTACAGATTTGTGCCTACAAAACGGCGCAAAAAAAGTTTACTCGGTGGATGTGGGGAAAAATCAATTACATGAAAAACTCCTCAAAGATGAAAGAGTAATAAATCTTGAAAAAACAAATTTCAGGCACATCACTTATGAAACAATTAACGAAAAAGCAGATATAATAGTCTCTGACGTATCCTTTATATCACTCACAAACATTATCCCTTCAATAATCCAATTTTGTCATGACAAATCTGAAGCTTGCCTTTTGATAAAACCTCAATTTGAAGCGGGAGCAAAGTTTGTAGGTAAAAACGGTGTAGTGAGGGATAAGGAGATACATATACAAGTAATTAACAAAATTATAGATTTTGCAAAAGAATATGGACTATATACAAAAGGTCTTGTAACATCTTCAATTAAAGGTCCTAAAGGAAATATTGAATACCTTTTGTATTTAAAGTATAATTTTAAAAGTGAAAAAGAGATTACAGAAAACGATATAAGGAAAGTAGTATATGAAGAATATTGCCATTGTGGCTAA
- a CDS encoding polyprenyl synthetase family protein, with the protein MSEFNLKNYLLFWSKKVDEWLNNYMKPNSAFSLGLTEAMRYSVFAGGKRLRPALIYSAYGIFESYFDKVTPFAAAVEMLHTYSLIHDDLPAMDDDDLRRGKPTNHKVFGEATAILAGDALLTKAFEIMTDKNINEDIPFEMMIEAAHKLAVATGDKGMVAGQFADIKAENSKVDLENVIFIHQHKTAALIGYCTELGAILGFGDEKDKEILKNFGQKIGLAFQIYDDVLDVTSTTEQLGKNAKSDIENNKATYTTFYGVDKSVKIANELIDEAINSVECFKAASKPLVEIAKYITTRNN; encoded by the coding sequence ATGAGTGAATTTAATCTGAAAAACTATCTGCTATTTTGGTCTAAGAAAGTTGACGAATGGCTGAATAATTATATGAAGCCAAACAGTGCTTTTTCACTCGGTTTGACAGAAGCAATGAGATATTCTGTTTTTGCAGGGGGGAAAAGGCTCAGACCTGCTCTAATCTATTCTGCTTACGGAATATTCGAAAGCTATTTTGATAAAGTTACACCTTTTGCTGCCGCAGTTGAAATGTTGCACACATACTCCCTTATTCATGATGATTTACCTGCCATGGATGATGACGATTTAAGGAGAGGAAAGCCTACCAATCATAAGGTTTTTGGGGAAGCTACGGCTATATTGGCCGGCGATGCACTTTTGACCAAAGCTTTTGAAATAATGACAGACAAAAATATAAATGAAGACATCCCCTTTGAAATGATGATAGAAGCGGCACACAAATTGGCAGTTGCAACCGGAGATAAAGGGATGGTCGCAGGGCAGTTTGCAGATATTAAGGCTGAAAATAGCAAGGTTGACTTAGAAAATGTAATATTTATTCATCAACATAAAACCGCAGCTCTTATAGGTTACTGTACGGAGCTTGGGGCAATACTTGGCTTTGGGGACGAAAAAGATAAAGAAATATTGAAAAATTTCGGACAAAAAATTGGTCTTGCTTTTCAAATATACGACGATGTACTTGATGTGACATCAACCACCGAACAGCTCGGTAAAAATGCAAAAAGTGACATTGAAAATAATAAAGCAACTTACACAACATTTTATGGGGTGGATAAATCCGTCAAGATAGCTAACGAACTAATTGATGAGGCAATAAATTCTGTCGAATGTTTTAAGGCTGCCTCCAAACCACTTGTGGAAATTGCAAAATATATCACTACAAGAAATAATTAA
- the xseB gene encoding exodeoxyribonuclease VII small subunit, which produces MKDNNKFEVKLKRLEEIAEKLERQDIGIEESLSLFQEGMKLGKECKKILEEIELKVQKVVNEIDDEIQTEPFDE; this is translated from the coding sequence ATGAAAGATAACAATAAGTTTGAAGTAAAATTAAAAAGATTAGAAGAAATAGCGGAAAAACTTGAACGCCAGGACATAGGGATTGAAGAATCTTTAAGCCTATTTCAAGAAGGGATGAAGCTGGGGAAAGAATGCAAAAAGATACTGGAAGAAATCGAGCTGAAAGTCCAAAAAGTTGTTAATGAAATTGATGATGAAATACAAACGGAGCCTTTTGATGAGTGA
- the recN gene encoding DNA repair protein RecN, giving the protein MLKALSVKNLGVIEDVFIEFDNGLNIITGETGAGKSVLIGAVKLLLGERFNKNLIRDESLPVKIEAVFENNFDFLDDDIKDEFDIESEIIVKRIIDASGKNKISINGNIATLNQLKDIVSELVDIHGQHENQKLLNPKNHLKYIDKFIKSDNLKIYKDKFSEYINLKREYETLKSEISDLLKNKDFLEFQIKEIEELNIKLPDDLELEDKLNYMTNIEKINENISGALNNLKDGEINAYSLISDALKNISYTCRYIEKLKDAESRLNSVLYNLDEIASELYEYMQVDEFDPNILNELNARKYRLDNLKKKYNLELDQILDYKTKLKNQLDSIEINEDEIQKIEKKLNDLKNILLKQGELINKERKNTAKTICEKIERILNELELKNTIFDFNLKILDKIDDNAFAEGEFVISTNAGFEPAGLSKIASGGEISRVMLAIKDVFAESDNVSTLIFDEIDTGISGKTAKKVAEKLKNISNYKQLIVITHLPVVAAMADKHFHISKIQADNTTKTVVNTLDKLAQKEILAAMISGSVTEMSIKQAEELING; this is encoded by the coding sequence ATGCTTAAAGCACTGTCAGTTAAAAACTTAGGCGTTATCGAAGACGTATTCATCGAATTTGACAACGGTTTAAATATTATTACGGGAGAGACGGGAGCAGGGAAATCAGTGCTTATTGGCGCAGTAAAATTACTTTTAGGGGAAAGATTTAACAAAAATCTCATAAGGGATGAAAGTTTACCTGTAAAAATCGAGGCTGTGTTTGAAAATAACTTCGATTTTCTTGATGATGATATTAAAGATGAATTTGATATAGAAAGTGAAATAATCGTTAAAAGGATTATTGATGCTTCGGGGAAAAATAAAATTAGTATTAATGGAAACATTGCCACCTTAAATCAGCTTAAAGATATCGTGTCTGAGCTTGTGGATATACACGGTCAGCATGAAAACCAAAAGTTGCTAAACCCAAAAAATCACCTAAAATACATCGATAAATTTATTAAGTCAGATAACCTCAAAATATACAAAGATAAATTTTCTGAATATATTAATCTGAAAAGAGAGTATGAAACATTAAAATCCGAAATATCCGATTTGTTAAAAAACAAAGACTTCTTAGAATTTCAAATCAAAGAGATAGAAGAGTTAAATATAAAGCTCCCTGATGACTTGGAACTTGAAGATAAATTAAACTATATGACAAATATTGAGAAGATAAATGAAAATATATCAGGTGCGCTAAATAATCTCAAAGACGGGGAAATCAATGCCTACTCACTTATTTCAGACGCACTAAAGAATATTTCTTACACCTGTCGCTATATTGAAAAATTAAAAGATGCGGAAAGCAGACTTAATTCAGTACTTTATAATTTGGATGAAATTGCTTCTGAATTGTATGAATATATGCAGGTAGATGAATTTGACCCGAATATTCTGAATGAACTAAATGCAAGAAAATATAGGTTAGACAACCTAAAGAAAAAGTACAATCTTGAACTTGACCAAATACTTGATTATAAAACCAAACTTAAAAATCAACTTGATAGCATAGAGATAAATGAGGATGAAATTCAAAAAATTGAAAAAAAACTAAACGATTTAAAAAACATTCTGTTAAAACAAGGGGAATTGATTAATAAAGAAAGAAAAAATACAGCTAAGACCATATGTGAAAAGATTGAAAGAATATTAAACGAACTCGAATTGAAAAACACAATATTTGACTTTAATCTTAAAATTCTTGACAAAATCGATGACAATGCTTTTGCCGAAGGTGAATTTGTAATCTCAACTAACGCCGGCTTTGAGCCTGCAGGTTTATCTAAAATTGCCTCTGGCGGCGAAATTTCTAGGGTAATGCTGGCTATAAAAGATGTATTTGCCGAATCTGACAATGTATCAACTTTAATCTTTGATGAAATTGATACCGGAATCAGCGGCAAGACAGCAAAAAAAGTCGCGGAAAAATTAAAAAACATCTCTAATTACAAGCAATTAATTGTGATAACTCACCTGCCGGTAGTAGCCGCGATGGCTGATAAGCATTTTCATATTTCAAAAATACAAGCTGATAATACTACCAAAACAGTAGTTAATACTTTGGACAAACTTGCTCAAAAAGAGATTTTAGCTGCCATGATTTCAGGTAGTGTCACGGAGATGTCTATAAAACAAGCTGAAGAGTTGATAAATGGATAA
- a CDS encoding peroxiredoxin translates to MSIKLQKEDKAPNFELEANDGNVYSLNSFSDKILILYFYPKDNTSGCTTEAIEFTAKKEEFENLNAKVVGVSPDSVKSHCNFIGKHNLGILLLSDPDKKVAEAYGAFGEKKMYGKVTKGIIRSTFVIKNGTVIKAYYNVKAKGHAEKVLNDLKGLE, encoded by the coding sequence ATGTCAATTAAACTTCAGAAGGAAGACAAAGCTCCAAATTTCGAACTTGAAGCAAATGATGGTAATGTTTATTCACTAAACAGTTTTTCAGATAAAATATTAATCCTTTACTTCTACCCTAAAGACAATACTTCAGGTTGTACCACTGAGGCAATTGAGTTTACTGCAAAAAAGGAAGAATTTGAAAATTTAAATGCCAAAGTTGTGGGGGTAAGTCCTGACTCGGTAAAATCTCACTGCAATTTCATTGGCAAACACAACCTCGGTATCCTCCTTTTGAGTGACCCTGACAAAAAGGTTGCAGAGGCATATGGTGCGTTCGGTGAAAAAAAGATGTATGGTAAAGTTACAAAGGGAATTATAAGATCTACTTTTGTAATAAAAAATGGCACTGTTATAAAAGCATACTATAACGTAAAAGCTAAAGGGCATGCGGAAAAAGTTTTAAACGATTTAAAAGGGCTTGAATAG
- a CDS encoding potassium transporter codes for MKKFFRNPLNLFVITFGLLIIIGSLLLSIPGINYRNNYTYIDALFTATSAVCVTGLATFPVSSFNFWGQIIILLLIELGGIGIMTLTTFIVLFLRGELDLKGRISVAKISGTLSIAETDNIIVFIIGYMITIEVIGSILLFFGFYMENINLSDSFYYSIFYSISAFCNAGFSIFDESLVNQSAYIKVVIAILIILGGIGFYVVFDVMRFFRLKNRLKSHTKIVIITTFFLIISGMLILYVVEGGKLTIVDAFFQSITARTAGFNSVDIAGLHNVSIFVIFILMVVGASPGSTGGGIKTTTFFVIVLSVLNTLKGSDRLVVFKREIPYQNILRAHAIFFLYILFISVGTTILLLYDDFGFINTFFEVASAVGTVGLSLGITSKLDGIGKSLLIFLMFAGRVGPSILFMLLLNKDKKTHLKYPEEKIILG; via the coding sequence ATGAAGAAATTTTTTAGAAATCCTCTAAATTTATTTGTCATAACATTTGGTTTATTGATTATTATTGGTTCACTCTTATTAAGTATCCCAGGAATAAATTACCGAAATAATTACACATATATAGATGCACTGTTTACGGCTACTTCAGCTGTTTGCGTTACAGGTCTTGCCACTTTTCCAGTCTCAAGTTTTAACTTTTGGGGGCAGATTATAATTCTACTTCTTATAGAGCTTGGCGGGATAGGGATAATGACTTTGACTACATTTATTGTTCTGTTTTTACGGGGTGAGCTTGATTTAAAGGGGAGAATATCGGTTGCAAAGATTAGTGGCACTCTTTCCATTGCAGAAACGGACAATATTATTGTTTTTATCATTGGTTATATGATTACGATAGAGGTTATTGGCAGTATTTTATTGTTTTTTGGATTTTATATGGAGAATATAAATTTATCCGATTCGTTCTATTATTCAATATTTTACTCAATATCAGCGTTTTGTAATGCCGGTTTTTCTATTTTTGATGAAAGTCTGGTCAATCAGTCTGCTTACATTAAAGTTGTAATAGCGATATTGATTATTCTGGGTGGGATAGGGTTTTATGTGGTTTTTGATGTTATGAGATTTTTTAGATTAAAAAATAGATTAAAAAGTCATACAAAAATAGTAATTATAACTACATTCTTTTTGATAATTTCAGGGATGTTAATATTATATGTAGTTGAGGGCGGAAAACTTACAATTGTAGATGCTTTTTTTCAGTCCATAACCGCAAGAACAGCAGGGTTTAATTCTGTAGATATTGCTGGATTACATAATGTAAGTATTTTTGTTATTTTCATATTAATGGTGGTTGGTGCTTCACCCGGTTCAACCGGTGGCGGTATCAAGACTACGACTTTCTTTGTAATAGTATTATCTGTTTTAAATACCTTAAAAGGTAGTGATAGGCTTGTTGTATTTAAAAGGGAGATACCTTATCAGAATATTTTAAGGGCACATGCGATATTTTTCCTTTATATATTGTTTATTTCTGTAGGTACGACTATATTGTTACTTTATGATGATTTCGGATTTATCAATACATTTTTTGAGGTTGCTTCTGCTGTGGGTACGGTAGGATTATCTTTGGGAATTACATCAAAGCTTGACGGTATTGGCAAGTCTTTGTTGATATTCTTAATGTTTGCAGGAAGGGTCGGACCTTCCATTTTATTTATGTTACTTTTAAATAAAGATAAAAAAACACATTTAAAATATCCTGAAGAAAAGATTATTTTGGGGTGA
- a CDS encoding NifU family protein, translating into MKERVEEVLKQVRPTLQADGGDVELIGVTDDGVVKVQLTGACGSCPFSTMTLKHGIEMRLKDAIPEVKEVVSF; encoded by the coding sequence TTGAAAGAAAGAGTAGAAGAAGTATTAAAGCAAGTAAGACCTACACTTCAGGCAGATGGTGGGGATGTAGAGCTTATTGGTGTGACAGATGATGGTGTTGTTAAGGTTCAGCTAACAGGGGCTTGCGGAAGCTGCCCATTTAGCACAATGACTTTAAAACACGGCATCGAAATGAGACTTAAAGATGCTATCCCTGAAGTTAAAGAGGTAGTTTCTTTCTAA
- a CDS encoding 1-deoxy-D-xylulose-5-phosphate synthase codes for MGIIDKIKLPEGIQALEYDELKELANDVRELIIDVVSKNGGHLAPSLGVVELTIALLKVFKPDFDKIVWDVGHQSYAYKILTDRKDRFHTLRTYKGISGFIKPSESIYDTFGVGHTSTSISAGLGIKTASDLLGKGQRVVAVIGDGAMTAGLAFEGLNNLGQLDKNMIVILNDNEMSISPNVGAFSRHLSKILSGDIYTKFRKDIQKLLENAPLGGQLLHVAKKMEEGLIGFFTPGVIFEELGLRYIGPIDGHNIKDIVSALKNATKQDGPVLIHVSTKKGKGYKPAEENPDIYHGVSSFNKIDGKPIKFGAKKTFTSAFGDKLVDMALKNNKIVAITAAMADGTGLKKFAEVFPDRFFDVGIAEQHAVTFAAGLAINGLKPYVAIYSTFLQRAYDQIIHDVALQNLPVVFCIDRAGLVGADGPTHHGSFDMSYLRCIPNLTIMLPKNIFELEKMLELSENINSPVAIRYPRGNAEDTEGYIDTEVELGMPEVVTDNGEIVLITAGHTFSEGFKAKNILKEKGVDISLINLRFLKPLNQKVLTDVLKDKKLIVTLEDNSIKGGVGEEVCSLVMDNNICTKVIKLGLPDRFVEHGDVSILKKHLKLDSESIAELILEHA; via the coding sequence ATGGGGATAATAGACAAAATAAAATTACCAGAAGGGATTCAAGCTTTAGAATATGATGAACTGAAAGAGCTAGCCAATGATGTAAGGGAGCTGATTATAGATGTGGTTTCCAAAAATGGAGGGCATCTTGCTCCAAGCCTTGGTGTAGTGGAGTTAACCATTGCACTTCTAAAAGTATTCAAGCCTGACTTTGACAAAATAGTCTGGGATGTGGGGCATCAGTCTTATGCCTATAAAATTTTGACAGACAGAAAGGATAGATTTCATACGTTAAGGACTTATAAAGGAATAAGCGGCTTTATCAAACCTTCTGAGAGCATTTATGACACTTTTGGCGTAGGTCACACAAGCACATCTATCTCTGCAGGGCTTGGGATTAAAACTGCATCTGACCTTTTGGGAAAGGGGCAGCGCGTAGTTGCTGTAATAGGCGATGGTGCCATGACTGCAGGACTTGCTTTTGAAGGGCTTAACAATCTCGGTCAACTTGATAAGAATATGATAGTAATCCTCAATGACAATGAAATGTCAATTAGCCCAAACGTTGGAGCTTTTTCAAGACATTTATCGAAGATTTTGTCCGGAGATATCTATACAAAGTTTAGAAAAGATATTCAAAAGCTTCTTGAAAACGCACCGCTCGGTGGACAGCTTCTTCATGTTGCCAAAAAAATGGAAGAGGGTCTTATCGGCTTTTTTACTCCAGGCGTCATATTTGAAGAGTTAGGACTTAGATACATCGGACCGATTGATGGTCACAATATAAAAGATATCGTCTCTGCACTTAAGAATGCCACAAAGCAAGACGGCCCCGTTTTAATACACGTATCAACCAAAAAAGGTAAAGGTTACAAACCTGCCGAAGAAAATCCCGACATATATCACGGAGTTTCTTCATTCAATAAAATTGATGGAAAACCTATAAAATTTGGGGCAAAAAAAACTTTTACAAGTGCATTTGGTGACAAGCTGGTAGACATGGCACTTAAAAATAATAAAATTGTTGCTATTACAGCAGCAATGGCTGATGGTACGGGGCTTAAAAAATTTGCAGAAGTATTCCCCGACAGATTTTTTGATGTGGGTATTGCAGAGCAGCACGCGGTAACCTTTGCGGCGGGCCTTGCAATTAACGGACTTAAACCATACGTGGCAATATATTCTACATTTTTGCAAAGAGCTTATGACCAAATTATCCATGATGTGGCTCTCCAAAATCTCCCGGTAGTATTTTGCATAGATAGAGCCGGGCTTGTAGGTGCTGATGGACCTACTCATCACGGAAGTTTTGATATGTCATATCTGAGATGCATACCAAACTTAACCATTATGCTACCAAAAAATATTTTTGAGCTTGAAAAGATGTTAGAGCTTTCTGAAAATATCAACTCCCCTGTTGCCATAAGATACCCAAGAGGCAACGCCGAAGACACGGAGGGGTATATTGATACTGAAGTAGAGCTTGGAATGCCTGAAGTGGTAACGGATAATGGGGAAATTGTATTGATTACTGCCGGGCATACCTTCTCTGAAGGCTTTAAAGCGAAAAATATATTAAAAGAAAAAGGTGTTGATATTTCACTTATAAATTTAAGATTTTTAAAGCCTTTGAATCAAAAAGTCTTAACTGATGTCTTGAAAGATAAAAAACTAATTGTAACTTTGGAGGACAACAGTATCAAAGGCGGGGTTGGTGAAGAGGTATGCTCACTCGTTATGGATAATAACATTTGTACAAAAGTTATAAAATTGGGGCTACCGGATAGATTTGTTGAGCACGGAGATGTTAGCATACTCAAAAAACACCTCAAGCTTGATAGTGAATCCATTGCAGAGCTTATTTTGGAACATGCCTAA
- a CDS encoding peptidoglycan DD-metalloendopeptidase family protein gives MKKIYFILIVILAAFNLFASTYTVKNGDTLVNILSNNFDYSEILAIDKRLKELSSEFTLQSGQTLVYDKDVVRLKYAIDKEFVIYKNNDNLEVKLEQFPIFKLKTVVENNIDSSLFEAVRATGEDDILAIMLANIYEWEIDFFKDIRQGDKFKILVEKKFCRGKFIGYGKILAADFINQGRLIRALYYEDEKTAGYFSPDGKSLRKGFLKAPIKFGRISSGFTSRRLHPVLNEVRAHYGVDYAAPYGTPVHATADGKIIARGYKKGNGYYVKLKHNNGYETMYMHFSKFKQGQHIGSYVKQGEVIGYIGTSGYATGPHVDYRIIKNGTYLNPLAFKSPSKSLPKEKIENFTKATALYAYMLDSTYYRLAKFKMLK, from the coding sequence ATGAAAAAAATATATTTTATTCTAATTGTAATTCTCGCAGCATTTAATCTTTTTGCGTCTACCTACACTGTTAAAAATGGCGATACATTGGTAAATATTTTAAGTAATAATTTTGATTATTCAGAAATACTTGCGATTGACAAAAGGCTCAAGGAATTGTCTTCGGAGTTTACACTTCAGTCAGGTCAGACATTAGTATATGATAAAGATGTTGTAAGGCTAAAATATGCAATCGATAAAGAATTTGTCATTTATAAGAATAATGATAATTTGGAAGTAAAACTTGAACAATTCCCGATATTTAAACTAAAAACGGTAGTAGAAAACAATATTGACAGCTCCCTTTTTGAAGCTGTCAGAGCAACGGGTGAAGATGATATCCTTGCCATCATGCTTGCCAATATCTACGAGTGGGAAATAGATTTTTTTAAGGACATAAGACAAGGGGATAAATTTAAGATATTGGTAGAAAAAAAATTTTGCAGAGGTAAATTTATTGGCTACGGAAAAATTCTTGCGGCCGATTTTATAAATCAAGGAAGACTCATAAGGGCTCTTTATTACGAAGATGAAAAAACAGCAGGGTATTTTTCACCAGACGGCAAATCATTAAGAAAAGGTTTTTTAAAAGCACCTATAAAGTTTGGCAGAATATCATCAGGCTTTACATCAAGAAGGTTACACCCAGTTTTAAATGAAGTTAGAGCTCACTATGGAGTTGACTATGCAGCACCTTACGGCACACCTGTTCATGCCACTGCCGATGGGAAAATTATTGCACGAGGCTATAAAAAAGGGAACGGATATTATGTGAAGCTAAAGCATAACAATGGATATGAAACAATGTATATGCACTTTTCCAAATTTAAACAAGGGCAACATATTGGCAGCTATGTAAAACAAGGGGAAGTGATAGGCTATATCGGCACATCAGGATATGCTACAGGACCTCACGTAGATTATAGAATTATAAAAAATGGCACATATTTGAACCCACTGGCATTTAAATCACCATCAAAATCGTTACCAAAAGAAAAAATAGAAAATTTTACCAAAGCTACTGCTTTATATGCATATATGCTTGACAGCACATATTACAGACTGGCTAAGTTTAAAATGCTGAAATAG
- a CDS encoding DedA family protein: MDKIVAFIVASIGGMGYIGIVLLMALESSFFPFPSEVVVPPAGYLASQGEMNIFLVILAGILGSILGAFVNYYIAYKYGRNLLITYGKYFFINEEKFKKIESFFINHGEISTFVGRLIPGVRQYISFPAGLAKMNLSKFIFYTALGAGIWVVILAYVGYFIGNNIELIREKLHTITIIIIPFIIIIIMLYIYINKKKKKA, from the coding sequence ATGGATAAAATAGTAGCCTTTATTGTCGCTTCCATCGGTGGGATGGGATATATAGGAATTGTGCTTTTAATGGCGCTTGAAAGCTCTTTTTTCCCTTTTCCAAGTGAAGTTGTTGTACCACCTGCAGGCTATCTTGCCTCTCAAGGGGAAATGAATATTTTTTTGGTAATCTTGGCAGGAATCTTAGGCAGTATATTAGGAGCTTTTGTAAATTACTACATTGCTTACAAATATGGTAGAAATCTTCTTATAACCTATGGGAAATATTTTTTTATCAATGAAGAAAAGTTTAAAAAAATTGAAAGTTTTTTTATAAACCATGGTGAAATATCGACTTTTGTAGGCAGGCTTATTCCCGGAGTAAGGCAATATATCTCATTTCCTGCCGGTCTTGCGAAAATGAACCTATCCAAATTTATATTTTACACGGCTCTTGGAGCGGGTATATGGGTCGTAATTCTCGCTTACGTAGGTTATTTCATCGGAAACAATATCGAACTTATAAGAGAGAAGTTACACACTATAACTATAATAATTATCCCTTTTATAATTATAATAATTATGCTATACATCTATATAAATAAAAAAAAGAAAAAGGCTTGA